CTTGACTGCCTACAGCCACAAAGAAGAATGGGGCCTTGATCAACTTGGCTACTCCAAGAAGTAAACCCACATGTACCAGCATCCAAACAATGCCTACAAGAAATAAACCAGGAGATTCTACAATGGCTACTACGTTCATTTTCATCCCGATAGTAGCGATCAATACGTACATAAACACACTACCAATTTTGGAAGCGCCGACTCCTTCCAGCTCTCTCAGTTTGGTAAAAGAAAGTCCCAATCCGATGGTAGTCGAGATCACCACCAACCAAAAGAACCCACTAGTCAGACTATACTGAGCCAATCCCGGATAATTTGCTTCAATAGCTGGAGCGATGAAGTCTGATGCAAAATGAGCAGTTGCCGTCACTCCACAGCCAACAGCCAACAGCATCATCAAATCAGCCATTGAAGGGATTTTTGCAATACTGAGCTGATAGTCTTCAATTTTCTTCTTCACTTTTTCAATGGCAGAAGAGTCTGCTCCAAAGATTTTATCGACTTGGTTGGACTTACCTGCACCGATCAGGAGCACAGCCATCCATGCATTGGCTACCAATACATCCACTGTCACCATTTTGGAAAACAGTTCATCATTGACTTCAAAAACTTCTTTCATGGCAGCCTGATTCGCACTGCCTCCTATCCAGCTACCAGCTACGGTTGTCATACCTCTCCAGACATCATGAATATCCCCACCTACAATGTCTGGTGCCACCCAGGCAAAAAACAAAATCGAAATAGGGCCACCTATCACTATACCCACTGTGCCGGTCAAAAACATGATGACCGCCTTTTTGCCCAATTTGTATATTTCTTTAAAATCTGTACTGATCGTCAACAGAACCAAACTGGCCGGCAGCATGTATCTAGAAGCCACAAAGTAAAGTTTGGATTCCTCTCCAGAAATCACACCTAAAGAATTGAAAATGGATGGCAAAAAATAGCACAAGAGTACTGATGGCACATAAGTATAGAACTTCTTCCAAAAAGGATGAGCTGAAGCGCTCGTTTTGAAAACAATCCCAAGCAGGATCATCAATAGTCCAAAGACTACTGCATCGTTGGTGATCATAGGTTCATTCATGGATATATGGTGTTTGTTTAATTACTTCTATTAGTTCGCTTAGGATCATGGCGGTCGCACCCCAGACTACTTTGTCCTGAATATCAAAATAAGGCGCTTTGATTTCTACTCCCTGGTAAGGCCGTATCAATTTGCTTTTCCTCAGATTCTCATCCAGTAGATCGTCTAACCTTACTTCCAGCACCTCATCTACCTCCTTTTCATCTTTGACAAAAACAGGCTTTTCTTTCAAATACCCAATATAGGGTTCGATATTGAAATTGCTAGGTGGGATATAATGTGCACTCAACTGACCTACTACCTTAACCTGTTCACGAGGTATTCCTATCTCCTCTTCAGTTTCTCTCAGGGCTGTCTCCTCCAGATTGTAATCCGTCAACTCAAACTTCCCTCCTGGGAATGAAATCTGTCCACTATGTACTCCTGGATAGATAGGCCTGACCATTAGCGGGAAATGAATTTTACCCTGAGCTTCATAAAATAGAATCAGCACTGCACTCTCTCTGGGAGGCTCTTTGTGCTTAAAATCTCTTTTAATATCAGAAAGTCTGGCAGGAGCCATCTGCATTTGCGCCTCCAAACCGGGCAAACCACTTGCTAGCTCTTTTCTCAACTGACCTACAAATTCCTCTATCAATGGGCTTCAAGATTTTCTGGATCCAAAATGCTTTTTCGCTCAGGCTTCA
This is a stretch of genomic DNA from Reichenbachiella ulvae. It encodes these proteins:
- a CDS encoding DUF819 family protein — its product is MNEPMITNDAVVFGLLMILLGIVFKTSASAHPFWKKFYTYVPSVLLCYFLPSIFNSLGVISGEESKLYFVASRYMLPASLVLLTISTDFKEIYKLGKKAVIMFLTGTVGIVIGGPISILFFAWVAPDIVGGDIHDVWRGMTTVAGSWIGGSANQAAMKEVFEVNDELFSKMVTVDVLVANAWMAVLLIGAGKSNQVDKIFGADSSAIEKVKKKIEDYQLSIAKIPSMADLMMLLAVGCGVTATAHFASDFIAPAIEANYPGLAQYSLTSGFFWLVVISTTIGLGLSFTKLRELEGVGASKIGSVFMYVLIATIGMKMNVVAIVESPGLFLVGIVWMLVHVGLLLGVAKLIKAPFFFVAVGSQANVGGAASAPIVASAFHPSLAPVGVLLAVLGYALGTYGAYLCGVLMQLVSGA
- a CDS encoding NUDIX hydrolase, which codes for MIEEFVGQLRKELASGLPGLEAQMQMAPARLSDIKRDFKHKEPPRESAVLILFYEAQGKIHFPLMVRPIYPGVHSGQISFPGGKFELTDYNLEETALRETEEEIGIPREQVKVVGQLSAHYIPPSNFNIEPYIGYLKEKPVFVKDEKEVDEVLEVRLDDLLDENLRKSKLIRPYQGVEIKAPYFDIQDKVVWGATAMILSELIEVIKQTPYIHE